In the Bacillales bacterium genome, AACCCTTTCAAACGTTCCCTGCTCACGAACGCTTGATCGTGCCCATTCATCATCGCAATATTCCGGTGACCGCCTCCGAGCAAATGGGACACGGCTTTCTCGGCACCGAGCACATTGTCCGTCGAAACGTATCCGACAAATTCCGATTCCACGGGAATGTCGATCAACACGCACGGAATTTGGCTGTTCAACACTTCGTGCAAATAAGGATCGTCGACGCGAATCCCTTGGATGATGGCGCCGTCCACGCGTCTTTCCCTGCAAAGCTGCGTGTAAGTCTTTTCTTTTTGTTTTTTCGGATTCGTACTGAACAATATCAAATCATACCCGAGTTCGCCCGCGCAATCGTTGATCCCTCTCAATACAGCGAACGTAAAAAGATCGTTCTCCTCCGATCGGCTCAGCTCCGATACGATCAAACCGATCGTCTTCGTGCGCTTGACGACTAAACTTCTCGCCAATACGTTCGGACTGTAATGCAATTGTTCAGCTACCGCCTTAATTTTTTGTCTCGTCTTTTCATTAACGTCCGAGTAACCGTTAAGCGCTCTCGACACGGTTGTAACAGAAACGCCGGCTACTTTCGCTATGTCTTTAATCGTCGCCACATTTA is a window encoding:
- a CDS encoding LacI family DNA-binding transcriptional regulator, with the translated sequence MATIKDIAKVAGVSVTTVSRALNGYSDVNEKTRQKIKAVAEQLHYSPNVLARSLVVKRTKTIGLIVSELSRSEENDLFTFAVLRGINDCAGELGYDLILFSTNPKKQKEKTYTQLCRERRVDGAIIQGIRVDDPYLHEVLNSQIPCVLIDIPVESEFVGYVSTDNVLGAEKAVSHLLGGGHRNIAMMNGHDQAFVSRERLKGFKKGLSRAGVRFRKEWAVNGEFREAVAEKKTVDLLTKYPEITAVFCASDIMAMGVIKGARALGRRIPEDLSVVGFDDNILASYVSPPLTTIAQDEYQMGFEAAKLLVGMLERKDSPHKKVLDSQLIVRESTTPAEKSQS